The genome window AGCTGGTCTCGCAGATGTCGTCGGCATCGGACTGGAAGAACAGCATCTGCGCCACGCCTTCGTTGGCGTAGATGCGCGCCGGCAGCGGCGTGGTGTTGCTGAACTCCAGGGTCACGTGGCCTTCCCACTCCGGCTCCAGCGGGGTGACGTTGACGATGATGCCGCAGCGCGCGTAGGTGCTCTTGCCCAGGCACACCACCAGGGTGTCGCGCGGGATGCGGAAGAATTCCACCGTGCGCGCCAGCGCGAAGCTGTTGGGCGGGATGATGCATTCGTCGGCCTCGATGTCCACGAAGCTCTTGGGATCGAAGTGCTTGGGGTCGACGATGGTCGAGTTGATGTTGGTGAACACCTTGAACTCGCGCGAGCAGCGCACGTCGTAGCCGTAGCTGGAGGTGCCGTAGCTGACGATGCGCTGGCCGTCGACCTGCTTGACCTGGCCCGGTTCGTAGGGCGCGATCATGCCGTGCTGTTCGGACATGCGGCGGATCCAGCGG of Xanthomonas sacchari contains these proteins:
- the dcd gene encoding dCTP deaminase, translated to MSIKSDRWIRRMSEQHGMIAPYEPGQVKQVDGQRIVSYGTSSYGYDVRCSREFKVFTNINSTIVDPKHFDPKSFVDIEADECIIPPNSFALARTVEFFRIPRDTLVVCLGKSTYARCGIIVNVTPLEPEWEGHVTLEFSNTTPLPARIYANEGVAQMLFFQSDADDICETSYKDRGGKYQGQTGVTLPRT